One Tachysurus vachellii isolate PV-2020 chromosome 14, HZAU_Pvac_v1, whole genome shotgun sequence genomic window, GTAGGTGTTTGTCTGGTAGAAAGTGCATCATCTGGGTTCCTGCCAAGCAGCAAAGATCAGATTAAACCTCTCTGTACTGAGCCTGATCAGCAGTGTGCTTAAACAAACTTTCTTTTTGTAGCGTGACTTCCTGCTGTTCTTCCTGTTTGAACATTCAGCCTCTTTTCTTCAATCTCAAAACTGATAAGGAGGCCTATTGTTAATGCTGTGTGATGGCAGCAACCCGGATGGGATTTCACACTCGGAGCACAGCACAGGTGTTTACAGGGCATAAGGACATCTGCTAAGGCAAAGGGAACGTGAtgcaagagaaaagaaacaataaacatgACGCAAGGAGTTTAGAGACAATGCTTAAACAAAATGCAAGAGGCATCTCGGTTAtgacttctttttatttattaaaatatcttttatccatttagttacatttaatgtccaTGAAACAATTTAGTTCCCGTTATCACTTGCACCATAGCAGCTGTAAACTGTAGCACCATCACAGCCTCGCTACAACTTAATAAGaccagaaattttttttttactgaaaatcCACAACGACCTCGTTTTattgacacctgaccatcacattgATCTAGTACCTAATTTCCCGTTATAAGGCGCTCCACACTTCTGaaagtctttccactagattttgtgtggattagtgatcattcagctacaagagcattagtgagatcagactctgatgtaagagtgaggaggtctgggtcTCAGTCGGTGTtacagttcatcctaaaggtgttcagtggggttgagtcagagtcaggactcagtgcaggacactcaggTTCTTCTACCTCTGTGCAGGATACTCAAGATCTTTCACCTCCACATATGGGTCTGAGGGTTAGGTGACCACCATTTGTGGTCTTTTAGTGTTTTAAGGCAaacttaaaactttttttttttttttttttttaaaaactctaGTGCTTCTTTAGTGAGCTCCAGACTGCACTGCTCCAGGCAGCAGGCTCCAGGGCCTCTGTGGTGCTCCTGATGCCCCTCACCCACTAACGAAGATCCCGAGTGGGCGAGGGACCGGAAGGGATCTCCCTCTCAGTGTACCTCTTCACaaggtaaacacacacgcacgcacactgaAGCTCGGTCAGCATGATTATTGTGTTCTGAACTGATTCAACCTTACTACTGATGACCAATAACACTACATTTACTCCTTACTATGTTTTGCATCACTTGTATGTAACATTCTGTTGTACGGCAGGGTTATGTATTTTTCAGATGACGTGTATGACTTATGTTATAGGTATTTAATTAGTCAGGGCTTTTTTTTGTGGGTACATCTTTATAATTTGATTGTTTGAACACATTGCAATGGATGGGATATAGTGACAATTTACAACTAACTAATTCCTTCCGTTTTAGTGTGCTTTCATTTTCACAATCCCTCACTCATGGTGATTATAATGCAACGGTGGAATTAGAATTACAGAAATACTTGATTAAAAGGATTTGTCTTATGAATAGTTATTGATGTAGGTGTTAGGCCTTAATATCATTATTCTGTAATTGAAAATaagttataataaaaataattttgaacatCCAGTGTAACTCATTTTTACtggttacacacacattcacttggTCAGAGAACCCAAATTTTATTCATCGTCCTCCTCGACGCTGAGGTTCTGTCAttttatcgttttttttttttttttttgagtggctGTAACTCTCCCTCCTTTACCCTAGCTCGACTTACTTCAGCCGGGGATGGGGatcttattaatataatttctaATCTGATTTTCTCAGCACACACGtgtatgcatgcacacactcagaTTTGTGATGCCTTGCAGTTTCTTGTGTGTGGCCAGCACGTGTGTGTTAATGCATGGTTGTAGGTCAGACATGTGACTGGCCTGGGGGTTACTCATTTACacctgtgactgacacacacactctttgtcCTGTGAGAGGGCCTATTGTAAAGGAGATGCTGACTAGTTATCATAAAAagagttgatttttttaaattttttttccccagcacTACTGTAATATGTAAACACTGCCACAGGCAGCGGTGTTTCTAAAGAGATGGTGCAGATGTGTAAGTTTACAGTTTTGCTGTTCATTTCAGGACGACAGGTTGACAGTGACTCGGTCGGGTGCGGTGAGCGGATCTCCATCGATCCTGCACTTCCAGTACAAGCTAAGCGAGCGGCGTTTCTCCTGCTGGGACACCGTGCTTGCAGCTAACTGCCTGTATCTTGAGATCCCCAGCGGAACTCTGCCAGAGGGCAGCAAAGAGGGGTACGCACAGAAAAGTCACACTGCcttcactttatattaatatataattcacACAGCATGCATAAAGTTTAAACCGGGATTCTGGTCTTTCAGCATatgaattattacattttaagtggtgttagtaaaaaaaaaaaaaactctgctgAAGCATCTCAGGGTGACTGAGTTTGAGCCAATGTTGAGGTTACAGTCTGCAGCTCAATTACCTGAGCTGTATTAATGCAGATTGGTCTTCATGCTAATGAGATTCTGCTGATTTGAGAATAAGTCACACGTCCAGCAGTGTTTTTGTTCACAATCACCTTTATGGAGTGTTCTGTGCAGCTAAAAAGGCCAATGTCGGTTAGCATGGGGTGAAATTATCTCTGCTGCAGCAGCTGCCTCTGCATTATGTAAGATGGGGATTATGTAAAACTGCCAGCGCGTCATccgtgtccctgtgtgtgtgcttccagTCTTACCAGTCTGCTGGAATTTGCAGAGGAGAGTCTGAAAGTCAGCTATGTTTTCCTGTGGTTCTATAAAACCAGAGAGGATCGATGTAAGGCCCAGAACACCCCccaacccaacacacacacatacttactttTATATGAAACAGAATTCAAGATCAAGCTGTATTTTCTGATCgtttttgtgtttcttgcaGTGTCCATCACCAAGACCTTCCACTACATGGGTTTTGAGGTGGTGAAGCCCGGTCACCCTCTGGTGCCGACCCGGCCCGATCTCTTCTTCATGGTCTACTCGATGgacaacagcagctctgatgagGAATGAGTGTCTCATGCTCTGAAAATGGCCCCCATGATTCCTCCTTCTTGCTCTTACGTCTTGTCCTCCTCCACAACATTGCCTTCTTAACCCCATCCTCAACAATAAACTCTGAGATCGTGTTGGGGCAGGAGGAGTAGGAACATAGAACAGACCCCACTGATTGGTTGGTTGGTCGGTGCTACAAGTAACCTCCGGTGCGTCCTGATGTTTCTGATGTTCCTTTTATGTGCAGCGTGCTTTAGACAGGATATAGTTAAGAGGGGAATCACATAAGGGAAAGACTTTGTGGCTTTAGGgacacactgcagcacaggaatgattgaatattttttttcttactccTACTGTTTTACAATTCTCACTCTTCTGTTGGTCACCATTCCTTATTTTGCATCACAAAGCATTGCAGCAGTAGATCAGATCGCCACAGTTCATACAGCAATCATGGGTCCTTCTCGTCCTGGGAATCTTAATATGCTATAGTGGTAATCTGTAGGATTGCTTGAAGTGCTTT contains:
- the oaz2a gene encoding LOW QUALITY PROTEIN: ornithine decarboxylase antizyme 2a (The sequence of the model RefSeq protein was modified relative to this genomic sequence to represent the inferred CDS: deleted 1 base in 1 codon), with translation MVNYSVELLLNSYCFGCLRKHRTLFNWQENMRDTEDSASLVSSRLHCSRQQAPGPLWCSDAPHPLTKIPSGRGTGRDLPLSVPLHKDDRLTVTRSGAVSGSPSILHFQYKLSERRFSCWDTVLAANCLYLEIPSGTLPEGSKEGLTSLLEFAEESLKVSYVFLWFYKTREDRLSITKTFHYMGFEVVKPGHPLVPTRPDLFFMVYSMDNSSSDEE